ACCTTCCTTTCCTTTTACCTTTTCCAATAGAGTTGACGCTTCTTTCTTGGTTTTTATTCGTGTGTTGCCTTTTTTATCGATATGGGTACCTTTATATGAGATATTCTTTGCTGCAAATATTCCTTCTAGCTCAAAATACTGCTCTTTCTTAAAGTTTTTTATTGCTTGTTCTCTGATACAAATAATACTCAATGTAGGTGTTTGCACGCGACCAAGCGAAAGAGTCTCTCCTGAGCCCCATCTCCTCGTAAAAGCTCTTGTCGCATTAATTCCTACAATCCAATCGCTTTCCATCCGTAGCAGCGCAGCTGTTCCCAACGAATCAAATTCTTTTGAATTTTGCAAATGCGCAAAACCTTTTGAAATCTCTTCCTCAGTCATGGCAGAAAGCCAGAGTCTCTTTACCGTTTTTTTACCTGGCGAAATGATATGGAAAATGTTTCTAAAAATAAGTTCTCCTTCTCGCCCTGCATCACACGCATTTACTATAACATCAATATCGCTTCTTTTCATGAGTTTTTTAATCAAAGAAAGTCTACTTTTCGTTTTTTCTATAGGTTTGAATTGAAATTTATCAGGGATAATAGGCAATGTAGTTAATTGCCAAAATTTTAATTTTTTGTCGTAATCTTCCGGCTCAAAAAGTGTCACAAGGTGACCAAGAGCCCATGTTAAAACAAATTGCTCACTTTCTAAATAATCTTTTTTGTTAGAAAACCCTCCTAAAACTTTAGCAATATCATGTGCTACTGAAGGTTTCTCTGTTACAATTAGTGCCTTTTTCATATTGCATATTGTACATGAAAAACTTTAAAATAAAAATTCCCGGCTTTCGTCGGGAATTTGCGTTTTCTTTTTTTAGATGAAATTATTCAATAACTATAACGTCATGTGCTTGAAGACCTTTGTCGCTATCAACAGCTTCAAACTCTACTTTATCGCCTTCTTTAAGCGTCTTGTAACCATCACCTGAAATTGCAGAAAAGTGTACAAAAATCTCTTTTCCATCGTCATCACATACTAGAAAACCATACCCTTTCTGGGCATTAAACCATTTTACTGATCCTGTAATTCTTTTCACTCGTAAACCTCCTAAAAAATCTCTACGTTTTAAACGCAGGTAACAGTATTATAATTAAATAAAAACATTTTGCAATAGTTTTTTGCACAAAATCATTGTACTTCTAAAATTTACACACTATTTTGCTGCAACAATACGTAATAAATCTAATCTTCTTTGTAAAATTTTTTTCCTTTAATGCGTTCAGGCAAGTAATTCTCATTTTCTACCTTATGCCCTTCGTAATTATGAGGATACTTGTATCCTTTGCCATAACCCCATTTTTTCATTAAAGAAGTTACAGGATTCCTCAATTTCTTGGGGACTTCAAGATTGCCAGTTTCCTTAATAGTTTTTAGGACTTCATTTTCTGCAAGATAAAGTTCATTACACTTATCAGCCTTTGCAAGATAAACAACTGCTTCTGCAAGTACAAGATAACCTTCAGGCGGTCCAATGTTTTGAAAAGCATCTCGTGTTGCATTTGCGATAACAAGAGCGTTCGGGTCCTTCAAGCCAATATCCTCAGCAGCAAACCGTATCATTCTCCTTGCTATATAACGAGGATCTTCACCCGAATCAATCATTCTATAAAAATAATAAAGTGCTGCGTCTAAGTTGCTCCCTCTCATGCTCTTAATAAATGCCGAGACAAGATCGTAATGGTGTTCTTTACCATAATAAAGAGGATTTGTTAAAAAGTTTTCCACATCGCTTAAATCAACCGTATTTTTTTCACTATTTACCACAATGGACTCAAGAATGTTTAATGCCCTCCTAGCATCTCCATCCGCTAGTACCGTAATTCTATCTAGAGCTTCTTCAGTTAATTTTTTCTTCGCCATTATCGCATCTTTTGTAAGAGCCCCCTGTACAACTAGCCGAATTTCATCTTCAGCAAGCCGATTAAATACAAAAACAGAAAGTCTGGAAAGAAGCGCAGAATTAATATAAAAAGAAGGATTCTCCGTTGTCAAAGCAATAAGAATAATATCACCCCGCTCTACAGGACTAAGAAACGCATCTTGCTCTCTTCTTGTGAAATGCTGGATCTCATCAATTATTAATACATGCTGCACCTTAGAAAATTCTTTCTCTTTTTTGAATCTTAGGAGCATAGATCGAACATCTTTGATATGCGCTGTCGTAGCAGTGATGAAGGTTCTTTTCCACCCCTTAGATGCAATGAGAGCAATAGTCGTTTTGCCACTGCCAGGTGGGCCATAAATAAGAAAAGAACTAAGGGATTTCCTCTCAATCATTTTATAAAGAGGTTTATTCTCATTAACGAGCTCTTCCTGACCAGCAAATTCAGCAAGAGAATCTGGCCTTATTCTATCAGCAAGTGGAGGAATTGATTCTTTTCCTCCTGAATTAAAAAGTTCCATTAAAAATTATTAATTTCTTTTAACTGATCTAATACATATCCACGTATATCATCTATATTTTGCTCATGATAAACGACTTTTCCATTTTTAATTAAAGGTGCGAGCATTTCTTCCCATCCGTCAGCGCAAAAATTATTCTCATTATAAGGAACCACCTTAAATGCCATCTCGCCATCTTTTATCTGTCTGTAAACTTTTTTTCTCCCACTAAACTTTCCTTTCTTTGCAACAGGTTTTCCGTCCATTTCGACTATATCCATCGCAAAGTTTATTGTCGGCGCGTTGGAAACGGAGGTACCGACACCAAAGCCATCGGCACCGGCTTCGGAAAGCTCTGGTATTGTATTTTCATCTAATCCCCCGGAA
The Caldisericota bacterium genome window above contains:
- a CDS encoding cold shock domain-containing protein, whose product is MKRITGSVKWFNAQKGYGFLVCDDDGKEIFVHFSAISGDGYKTLKEGDKVEFEAVDSDKGLQAHDVIVIE
- a CDS encoding replication-associated recombination protein A, whose protein sequence is MELFNSGGKESIPPLADRIRPDSLAEFAGQEELVNENKPLYKMIERKSLSSFLIYGPPGSGKTTIALIASKGWKRTFITATTAHIKDVRSMLLRFKKEKEFSKVQHVLIIDEIQHFTRREQDAFLSPVERGDIILIALTTENPSFYINSALLSRLSVFVFNRLAEDEIRLVVQGALTKDAIMAKKKLTEEALDRITVLADGDARRALNILESIVVNSEKNTVDLSDVENFLTNPLYYGKEHHYDLVSAFIKSMRGSNLDAALYYFYRMIDSGEDPRYIARRMIRFAAEDIGLKDPNALVIANATRDAFQNIGPPEGYLVLAEAVVYLAKADKCNELYLAENEVLKTIKETGNLEVPKKLRNPVTSLMKKWGYGKGYKYPHNYEGHKVENENYLPERIKGKKFYKED